A single Thermosynechococcus vestitus BP-1 DNA region contains:
- a CDS encoding ABC transporter ATP-binding protein/permease: protein MAVPILSLLGADGSRQQIQLGRDRLIIGTDPQSQVILVGEGISRHHALILATETGYQVVDLGSASGTFLNGTKLQPRTPVVLKAGDRLKIGDFEAIFDPDGRATTALPGTVVMGAASTPILQVATPHWLQEFPLLKEELILGRDPKADIILDHPFVSFHHAKLVRSGDHYKIIDLGSKNGLHWRGTTISEHILAPGDVIHVGESLRLTYLLMPATQVVEQTRPLQLRDRQQVRIGRDPSNDMVLDHPVVSRFHARLYLQEGQWYLVDLESANGTFVNNRRLEPRKPVVLPTGALVRIGPYSSVFTPDETIVPHNDSGNLRLDAIHLSKTTAKGAKLLQDISLSILPREFVAIVGGSGAGKSTLLDALSGFRPATRGTVLVNGYDLYRSFGTYRTQIGYVPQDDIIHRELTVAQALDYAARLRLPADFTDQERQEQVNQVLAELELTAQRHVLVKELSGGQRKRVSIGVELLTRPSLFFLDEATSGLDPGTETQMMRLLRQLADQGRTILLITHATKNVMLCDLVVFLARGGHLAYFGPPDQALSYFDVQDFDEIYLKIESEPNPALWQQRYCQSHLYQTYVVERQRPLNVDTEATRQVQPQRQKATIPRVAPWRQWWILIQRNLAILRQDRAALILMLSLAPILAALDFVLWKPTILDPDQGDAGQAFTMAFVTVLIAVMVGSLATMREIVKELEIYRRERMVGLGLWPYIFSKLGPAVVLALYQAAIFLGMKFLAIHLSLGIGAIAGLYLTLFLVTFGGMVMGLLVSALSPTQTVAPLLTILFLVPQITFAGAIIPLKDLGPVGNWISDVTLTRWSYANVVSLLGFGQDVAQDPCWQQPKSLREKLSPEALAQCPCFGENLFRRCRFPGVRKEYHPAVDEPEPPQPAEPGDPPALPKSVLEFNQAYRDRVEAYNQQVKDYQRAMDRWQDQFALWKEQRGRAIASGEALIDRFWSLQGQTFNANVTANQLRLGGIIALMLGLVGVFQKRKDVL from the coding sequence ATGGCTGTGCCCATTCTCAGCCTCCTAGGGGCTGATGGTTCACGACAGCAAATTCAACTGGGGCGCGATCGCCTGATCATTGGTACTGACCCCCAAAGCCAAGTGATTCTCGTCGGCGAGGGGATTTCCCGCCACCATGCCTTGATTCTTGCCACCGAAACGGGCTACCAAGTGGTGGATCTCGGGAGCGCCAGCGGCACTTTTTTGAATGGCACGAAGCTGCAGCCACGTACCCCTGTGGTTCTCAAGGCGGGCGATCGCCTAAAAATTGGTGACTTTGAAGCCATTTTCGATCCAGATGGCAGGGCAACAACGGCACTGCCGGGTACAGTGGTGATGGGGGCTGCAAGTACGCCAATTTTACAGGTGGCGACGCCTCACTGGTTGCAGGAGTTTCCGCTGCTCAAGGAGGAACTGATTCTCGGTCGGGATCCGAAGGCGGACATTATCCTTGACCATCCCTTTGTGTCCTTTCACCATGCCAAGCTGGTGCGATCGGGAGATCACTACAAAATCATTGACTTGGGCAGCAAGAATGGCCTTCACTGGCGCGGCACAACGATTAGCGAACATATCTTGGCACCGGGAGATGTCATTCATGTGGGGGAATCTCTGCGCCTCACATATCTGTTGATGCCGGCCACCCAGGTTGTTGAGCAAACTCGCCCCCTCCAACTGCGCGATCGCCAGCAGGTTCGGATTGGCCGCGATCCCAGCAATGATATGGTGCTGGATCATCCCGTTGTCTCACGGTTCCACGCTCGCCTCTATCTGCAAGAAGGACAGTGGTACCTCGTCGATCTTGAGTCCGCCAATGGCACCTTTGTCAACAATCGGCGCCTTGAACCCCGCAAACCTGTAGTCTTGCCAACGGGCGCCCTGGTGCGCATTGGTCCCTACAGTTCTGTTTTTACCCCCGACGAAACCATTGTTCCCCACAATGACAGTGGTAACCTGCGCCTCGATGCTATCCACCTCAGCAAAACCACTGCTAAGGGGGCGAAGCTCCTTCAAGATATTTCTCTGTCAATTTTGCCCCGCGAGTTTGTGGCAATTGTTGGTGGCAGTGGTGCCGGTAAATCAACGCTGCTCGATGCCCTCAGTGGTTTCCGTCCTGCCACGAGGGGCACGGTACTGGTCAATGGCTACGATCTGTACCGCTCCTTTGGAACATACCGCACCCAGATTGGCTATGTGCCTCAGGATGACATTATCCACCGAGAGTTAACGGTGGCTCAAGCCCTAGATTATGCAGCACGACTGCGCCTACCCGCTGATTTTACTGATCAAGAGCGACAGGAACAGGTGAACCAGGTGCTGGCGGAGTTGGAGTTGACAGCGCAGCGGCATGTCCTTGTCAAGGAACTGAGTGGTGGTCAGCGCAAGCGGGTGTCGATTGGTGTGGAATTGCTCACCCGCCCCAGTTTGTTTTTCTTGGATGAGGCCACGTCTGGCTTGGATCCGGGCACGGAAACCCAAATGATGCGGCTGTTGCGCCAGTTGGCGGATCAGGGGCGAACGATTTTACTCATTACCCATGCCACTAAGAATGTGATGCTCTGCGATTTGGTCGTGTTTTTGGCGCGGGGCGGCCACCTTGCCTATTTTGGGCCGCCGGATCAAGCCCTCAGCTATTTTGATGTTCAAGATTTTGATGAAATTTACCTCAAGATTGAGAGCGAACCGAATCCAGCCCTATGGCAGCAACGCTATTGCCAGTCTCATCTGTATCAAACCTATGTGGTGGAGCGACAGCGTCCCCTCAATGTGGATACAGAGGCCACGCGACAGGTCCAACCCCAACGTCAAAAAGCAACGATTCCCCGAGTGGCACCATGGCGGCAGTGGTGGATTCTCATCCAGCGAAACTTGGCCATTTTGCGCCAGGATCGGGCGGCCCTCATTCTCATGCTCTCTTTGGCGCCGATTTTGGCAGCCTTGGATTTTGTCCTCTGGAAGCCAACGATTCTTGATCCAGATCAGGGGGATGCCGGGCAGGCATTTACGATGGCCTTTGTCACGGTGCTCATCGCCGTGATGGTGGGCAGCCTAGCCACGATGCGCGAAATTGTTAAGGAACTGGAGATCTATCGCCGTGAGCGGATGGTGGGGTTGGGGCTGTGGCCCTATATTTTTTCAAAGCTTGGCCCAGCAGTGGTTCTGGCACTATACCAAGCCGCCATTTTTTTGGGGATGAAGTTTTTGGCAATCCATCTTAGCCTCGGTATTGGGGCGATCGCTGGCCTTTACTTGACACTATTTCTCGTGACCTTTGGTGGCATGGTCATGGGGTTGCTGGTTTCTGCCCTCTCCCCCACTCAGACGGTGGCTCCTCTACTGACAATTCTTTTTTTGGTGCCGCAGATTACCTTTGCCGGTGCCATTATTCCCCTCAAGGATCTAGGGCCAGTGGGCAATTGGATCAGCGATGTCACCTTGACCCGCTGGAGCTATGCCAATGTCGTTTCCCTCTTGGGCTTTGGTCAGGATGTGGCCCAAGATCCCTGCTGGCAGCAACCAAAGTCACTACGGGAGAAGCTCAGTCCTGAAGCGTTGGCCCAGTGTCCCTGCTTTGGCGAGAACCTCTTCCGGCGTTGCCGCTTTCCGGGGGTGCGCAAGGAGTACCACCCCGCTGTGGATGAACCAGAACCCCCCCAACCTGCGGAACCGGGTGATCCCCCAGCACTACCCAAGTCCGTTTTAGAGTTTAATCAGGCCTATCGCGATCGCGTCGAGGCGTACAATCAACAGGTCAAAGACTATCAGAGAGCCATGGATCGCTGGCAAGACCAATTTGCCCTCTGGAAAGAGCAGCGGGGGCGGGCGATCGCTAGCGGTGAAGCCCTCATTGATCGCTTTTGGAGTCTTCAGGGGCAGACCTTCAACGCCAATGTTACTGCCAATCAGCTGCGCTTAGGGGGCATTATTGCCCTGATGCTGGGACTAGTGGGGGTCTTTCAAAAGCGTAAGGATGTGCTTTAG
- a CDS encoding response regulator transcription factor — translation MLMHIEIIESNPHLRSLLGWHLQQVGHIVHLASGCQQGQEVFQLRHPDLVVLDLDSNEGNGLELCRWLHHQSPVLILVLSAREDEADVVTALRAGADDYLAKPFGMQEFLARVEALARRARACLPSILNLGELQIDLVQRRVVVRNVPVDLTPQEFSLLYVLTQMGGTPLSRQELLRRAWPENIDNPRTVDTHILSLRKKIEVDPQQPRLIQTVRNVGYRLHLEPLNGRYQQNGNKLRPPRSPRHVLV, via the coding sequence ATGTTGATGCACATTGAAATTATTGAAAGTAACCCCCACCTGCGTTCCCTCCTTGGTTGGCACCTGCAACAAGTGGGGCACATTGTTCATCTTGCCAGTGGCTGTCAACAGGGACAGGAGGTGTTTCAACTGCGGCATCCCGATTTGGTCGTTCTCGATCTAGACTCAAATGAGGGGAATGGCTTGGAATTATGCCGCTGGCTCCACCATCAAAGCCCCGTTCTGATCTTAGTCCTTTCCGCCCGTGAGGATGAAGCGGATGTGGTGACGGCGCTGCGGGCAGGGGCCGATGATTATTTGGCCAAGCCCTTTGGAATGCAGGAGTTTCTTGCCCGCGTCGAGGCCTTGGCACGGCGAGCACGCGCCTGTTTACCCAGTATCTTGAACCTAGGTGAGTTACAAATAGATTTGGTGCAGCGGCGAGTGGTAGTACGCAATGTCCCAGTGGACTTAACACCGCAGGAATTTAGCTTGCTCTATGTCCTCACCCAAATGGGGGGCACCCCTTTGAGTCGTCAGGAGTTGCTGCGACGGGCTTGGCCAGAGAACATTGATAACCCGCGCACCGTCGATACACATATTTTATCTTTGCGTAAGAAAATCGAAGTGGATCCGCAGCAGCCGCGTTTGATTCAAACCGTGCGCAACGTTGGTTATCGGCTGCACCTTGAGCCATTGAATGGACGCTACCAACAGAATGGTAATAAACTCCGTCCCCCGCGATCGCCCCGCCACGTATTGGTTTAG
- the bioF gene encoding 8-amino-7-oxononanoate synthase, with amino-acid sequence MRDPFDWLDPALDALHRAHWYRQPLLSGTPAAVVSVGEPPRPLINFCSNDYLGLANHPQVKAAAIAAIQQWGTGATGSRLLSGQRHLHAQLERAIAQWKGTEAALVFSSGTAANLGTIAALVDQRDLVLGDAYNHACLKKGARLSHATFYEYPHNNVAALAQLLETHRSQYRRCLILTDGVFSMDGDVAPLAKILALAEAYTAMVLVDDAHGTGVLGTNGAGTLAALGQSSPTIIQMGTLSKALGSLGGYIAGCQALITYLQHRASTWIYSTGLSPADAAAALAALEQLQTDPSLRQALGDRIQQLEKGLQALGCPVLPRPLPTPIFCLPAPDPATVLQWGQELQEAGCWVAAVRPPTVPFSRLRITLRADHTPGHIEQLLAALAALLKCC; translated from the coding sequence ATGCGTGATCCCTTTGACTGGCTAGACCCTGCCCTAGATGCCCTGCACCGTGCCCATTGGTATCGCCAGCCCCTTCTCAGTGGCACACCGGCGGCAGTAGTGAGTGTGGGAGAGCCGCCCCGTCCATTGATTAACTTTTGCAGCAATGACTATCTAGGTCTGGCCAACCACCCGCAGGTGAAAGCCGCCGCCATTGCAGCCATTCAACAGTGGGGAACCGGAGCCACAGGCTCTCGCCTGCTCAGTGGTCAGCGTCACCTCCATGCACAACTCGAGCGGGCGATCGCCCAGTGGAAAGGTACAGAAGCTGCCTTGGTCTTCAGTTCCGGTACGGCGGCCAATCTTGGCACCATTGCTGCCCTTGTGGATCAACGGGACTTGGTGCTTGGGGATGCCTACAACCATGCCTGTCTCAAAAAAGGCGCCCGCCTCAGTCACGCTACCTTCTATGAATACCCCCATAACAATGTCGCCGCCCTTGCTCAACTCCTAGAGACCCATCGCTCCCAATACCGCCGTTGTCTCATCCTCACCGATGGTGTCTTCAGTATGGATGGGGATGTTGCCCCCCTAGCGAAGATACTAGCGCTAGCCGAGGCCTATACAGCAATGGTGCTAGTGGACGATGCCCACGGCACAGGGGTGTTGGGAACCAATGGTGCTGGTACCTTAGCCGCCTTGGGGCAATCTAGCCCGACCATCATTCAAATGGGTACCCTCAGCAAAGCCCTTGGCAGTTTAGGGGGATACATTGCCGGCTGCCAAGCCCTGATCACCTATCTGCAACACCGTGCCAGCACATGGATCTATAGCACTGGCCTTTCACCGGCGGACGCTGCTGCTGCCCTTGCTGCCCTTGAGCAACTCCAAACAGATCCTTCCCTGCGCCAAGCCCTAGGGGACCGCATTCAACAACTAGAAAAAGGACTGCAAGCATTGGGCTGCCCGGTTTTGCCCCGTCCCCTACCGACCCCCATCTTTTGCCTCCCTGCTCCCGATCCAGCCACCGTCCTCCAATGGGGTCAGGAATTACAAGAGGCGGGATGTTGGGTGGCGGCGGTACGGCCACCGACTGTGCCCTTTAGTCGCCTGCGCATCACCCTAAGAGCCGATCACACCCCTGGGCACATTGAGCAACTACTGGCAGCATTGGCAGCTTTATTAAAGTGCTGTTAA
- a CDS encoding glycogen debranching protein has translation MTIWVSEQIDPSGLLYACIACCNEAQAKECVQSFEKNLTTEQKAAGWQVRLRTVASWDDVPSTALKLS, from the coding sequence ATGACGATTTGGGTGAGCGAGCAAATTGATCCTTCTGGCTTGCTTTATGCCTGTATTGCCTGTTGTAATGAAGCACAGGCGAAAGAGTGTGTGCAGTCCTTTGAGAAAAACTTGACAACAGAACAAAAAGCTGCCGGTTGGCAAGTGCGCTTGCGTACGGTGGCCTCTTGGGACGATGTTCCCAGTACTGCCCTCAAGCTCTCCTAA
- a CDS encoding DUF5132 domain-containing protein — protein sequence MEFEALLLGLEPLAVLALGVGAVAVAPVVGAVDSMTGHNLAEQARNAAKSGLMWAFEAYEKAQTAIAEASESFQDLVAEARSEMMEQKAAKAAAPEEPREVTIS from the coding sequence ATGGAGTTTGAAGCCCTGTTACTTGGTTTAGAACCCCTCGCCGTGCTTGCCCTTGGGGTTGGTGCTGTTGCTGTTGCTCCTGTTGTGGGTGCTGTGGACTCAATGACGGGTCACAACTTGGCAGAGCAAGCTCGCAATGCGGCAAAATCAGGTTTGATGTGGGCGTTTGAAGCCTATGAAAAAGCCCAGACGGCGATCGCCGAAGCCAGTGAGTCTTTCCAGGACTTGGTTGCCGAAGCCCGCTCAGAAATGATGGAGCAAAAAGCAGCAAAGGCTGCCGCTCCTGAGGAACCCCGTGAAGTGACAATTAGCTAG
- a CDS encoding universal stress protein: MFKNILIPTDLHDGLPKLTHYLEALRTAGARKLIFLHARPINEDGDKPRLREEKLQQARERLKIDPTTVPADLKAEVIIENRRPADAILDTVEKHQIDLVLASRPLRNLLDEKLFGSTTIEVLQRIKVPVMIMRPHLLWVMTTAELNLRCQNLFRHLLVPYDHSPSAQHLVQQLRQGAQQPDQTSIASLTFCWIISDAGQRELGIAEERPKAEKILAQLKQEFTGYGLRVETEIRFGNPVVEAQLAANYRDIYGIAVSSSSVGKIWELSIPSFAGEIIRRCVFPVIYFPPAGR; the protein is encoded by the coding sequence ATGTTTAAGAACATATTGATTCCAACGGATCTCCATGATGGCCTCCCCAAACTCACCCACTACCTTGAGGCACTGCGAACCGCAGGTGCCCGCAAATTAATCTTTCTGCATGCCCGCCCCATCAACGAGGATGGGGATAAGCCTCGACTGCGGGAGGAAAAGCTGCAACAGGCGCGGGAGCGACTCAAAATTGACCCGACCACTGTGCCAGCGGATCTTAAAGCAGAGGTGATCATTGAAAACCGCCGCCCTGCCGATGCCATTCTGGACACCGTTGAAAAACATCAAATTGACTTGGTACTGGCTAGCCGTCCCCTCCGCAATCTATTGGATGAGAAACTCTTTGGCAGTACCACCATTGAAGTATTGCAACGGATTAAAGTCCCGGTCATGATTATGCGCCCGCACCTGTTGTGGGTGATGACCACTGCAGAACTGAATCTGCGCTGTCAAAATCTGTTTCGTCATCTCCTTGTTCCCTACGACCACAGCCCCTCAGCTCAGCACCTCGTCCAACAACTGCGGCAGGGTGCCCAACAGCCAGATCAAACGAGCATTGCTTCCCTAACGTTTTGCTGGATTATTAGTGATGCGGGTCAAAGGGAGCTGGGGATTGCTGAGGAACGCCCCAAAGCGGAAAAAATCCTGGCCCAGCTGAAGCAGGAATTCACTGGCTACGGCCTGAGGGTTGAAACAGAGATTCGCTTTGGCAATCCGGTTGTGGAAGCCCAGTTGGCAGCTAACTATCGCGACATCTATGGAATTGCGGTTTCCTCTAGTTCCGTTGGTAAGATTTGGGAATTATCAATCCCCAGCTTTGCCGGGGAAATCATTCGCCGTTGCGTCTTTCCTGTGATCTACTTTCCCCCCGCTGGTCGCTAA
- a CDS encoding Mo-dependent nitrogenase C-terminal domain-containing protein, with protein sequence MMIFRLGQRLLRSILWPVRQWLEHLEVRDRQLAHRLCRLIPAQCPFERDIVVAQWHIHIPPLCHLNPLYEELMLLRYRALCYLADECHEDISAYC encoded by the coding sequence ATGATGATTTTTAGGTTGGGGCAACGTCTGCTCCGCAGCATCCTGTGGCCGGTACGGCAGTGGCTAGAGCATCTGGAAGTGCGCGATCGCCAGCTTGCCCATCGTCTGTGCCGCTTGATCCCGGCCCAGTGTCCCTTTGAACGCGATATTGTGGTTGCCCAATGGCACATTCACATCCCACCCTTGTGCCACCTCAATCCCCTCTATGAGGAACTAATGCTCTTGCGCTACCGTGCCCTTTGCTACTTGGCGGATGAGTGCCATGAGGATATTAGTGCTTACTGTTAG
- a CDS encoding ComF family protein, giving the protein MWRSLSRFLFQQPCPCCGRLSSQVLCQGCQQRLRAWEVRQRQRYWRGSLPLFPWGYYQQDLKRAIATMKYNNQPELGDFFGQWLALSWFEAKVAEHLPLQIVPIPLHRDKLKSRGFNQAALIAKGFCRTLELPLAAAGLIRQRPTEALFQLSLKERQANLANAFCLGHGLERQRWLLLCDDIYTTGTTARSAATVLRNAGYKVLGIITVAVALPDQLADPTVKATSSKASVHSTTAP; this is encoded by the coding sequence GTGTGGCGATCCCTCAGCCGCTTTCTGTTTCAGCAGCCCTGTCCCTGCTGTGGTCGCCTCAGTTCTCAAGTCCTTTGTCAGGGGTGTCAGCAGCGCCTGAGGGCGTGGGAAGTGCGCCAACGGCAACGCTACTGGCGGGGCAGTCTTCCCCTCTTTCCTTGGGGTTACTATCAGCAAGACCTAAAGCGGGCGATCGCCACCATGAAATACAACAACCAGCCGGAACTGGGGGACTTCTTTGGCCAATGGTTGGCCCTAAGCTGGTTTGAGGCCAAGGTAGCTGAACATCTGCCCTTGCAGATTGTACCCATTCCCCTCCATCGCGATAAATTGAAAAGCCGCGGCTTTAACCAAGCAGCGCTCATTGCCAAGGGCTTTTGCCGTACCCTAGAACTCCCCCTGGCGGCGGCGGGGCTCATCCGCCAACGGCCAACGGAGGCCCTGTTTCAGCTATCCCTTAAAGAACGTCAGGCCAATCTAGCCAATGCCTTTTGCCTTGGGCACGGTCTGGAGCGACAACGCTGGCTACTGCTGTGCGATGACATCTATACAACGGGGACAACGGCCCGCAGTGCCGCCACCGTCTTACGCAATGCGGGATACAAGGTTTTGGGCATCATCACCGTAGCTGTGGCACTCCCCGATCAACTGGCTGATCCAACCGTAAAGGCAACCAGCAGCAAAGCCTCTGTCCACTCCACAACTGCACCGTAG
- the cobS gene encoding adenosylcobinamide-GDP ribazoletransferase, which translates to MKSLWQEWLGAIAFYTCLPISPRWPIQLAGAAKWCPWVGLVLGGMLWGVQWLLDFLQVPSPVASAVLVALWLALTGGLHLDGAMDTADGLAVRDQQRRLEVMADSRAGAFGVMAAMVILLLKVTSLSSLEKGSVLVWVLVLGRLAQVWAIARYPYLKPQGTGQIHKTSGVFPRDFWPSGLLVLLLSFLLPLPLGQLLFGLLLILLIPAWFQSQLGGHTGDSYGAVVEWTEALLLVAFTVGSAS; encoded by the coding sequence ATGAAATCCCTTTGGCAGGAATGGCTGGGGGCGATCGCCTTCTACACCTGTTTGCCCATCTCCCCTCGCTGGCCAATTCAATTGGCGGGGGCAGCTAAGTGGTGTCCTTGGGTGGGGCTGGTGCTGGGGGGAATGCTCTGGGGAGTGCAGTGGCTACTGGATTTTTTGCAGGTTCCCTCCCCAGTGGCGAGTGCGGTGCTGGTTGCCCTTTGGTTGGCACTGACGGGCGGATTGCACTTGGATGGTGCAATGGACACTGCCGATGGTCTAGCTGTCAGGGATCAACAACGGCGTCTTGAGGTGATGGCAGATAGTCGAGCAGGGGCCTTTGGCGTCATGGCCGCAATGGTGATCCTGCTTTTAAAAGTCACAAGCTTAAGCAGTCTGGAAAAGGGCAGCGTTTTGGTTTGGGTATTGGTGCTGGGGCGCCTCGCTCAAGTGTGGGCGATCGCCCGCTATCCCTATTTGAAACCCCAGGGCACGGGTCAGATCCATAAAACCAGTGGTGTCTTTCCCCGCGATTTTTGGCCGAGTGGTTTACTGGTGCTCCTACTCAGCTTCCTGCTGCCGCTCCCCCTTGGGCAATTGCTTTTTGGCCTGCTTTTAATTCTCTTGATCCCTGCATGGTTTCAGTCGCAGTTGGGGGGTCACACGGGGGATAGCTACGGTGCAGTTGTGGAGTGGACAGAGGCTTTGCTGCTGGTTGCCTTTACGGTTGGATCAGCCAGTTGA
- a CDS encoding M16 family metallopeptidase, producing the protein MRQQHSWQVSCWPILLWLLVGAIALCWPADAQTLRPYIDRAMDQMSEFYLDNGMHFIVMEQHQAPIVSFLTYVDVGGVDEPEGQTGVAHYLEHLAFKGTRRIGTTDYAAEKEKLAQLDRLFEQLQAATDEGQRQALITEFAAVQQAADRYVIRNQYGQIVQQAGGVGLNATTSADATRYFYSFPANKLELWMSLESERFLEPVFRDFYQEKAVILEERRLRTENSPSGQLFEAFLATTFREHPYRRPVIGYREDIQNLRRADVEEFFRQYYTPEKMTMVLVGDVDPQQVKELATVYFGRYPRGRGKTTTIPPEPPPTAPRQITLELASQPLYIEAYPCPPLREPAYLTYEILARLLTGGRTSRLYRSLVLEQKLALNVQAYVGFPGNKYPNRFLIYGAPAPGQTTAALAAGIAQELKALQTTPVTPAELERVKTQLRMELLQNLMSNEGMAKLLAEYAVKGGGWQQLFARLEAINDITPADIQRLAQSLKPEQRTVAQIQTRP; encoded by the coding sequence ATGCGGCAGCAACACTCCTGGCAAGTGTCCTGTTGGCCAATTCTTCTCTGGCTTCTTGTGGGGGCGATCGCCCTCTGTTGGCCTGCCGATGCCCAAACCCTTCGCCCCTACATTGACCGTGCCATGGATCAAATGAGTGAATTCTATCTTGACAATGGAATGCACTTCATTGTCATGGAGCAGCACCAAGCCCCGATTGTGTCATTTCTCACCTATGTGGATGTGGGGGGCGTCGATGAACCCGAAGGCCAAACGGGTGTCGCCCACTATCTCGAACACTTGGCCTTTAAGGGGACCCGCCGGATCGGCACAACGGATTATGCTGCCGAAAAAGAGAAACTTGCCCAACTGGATCGCCTCTTTGAGCAACTGCAAGCGGCAACCGATGAGGGGCAACGTCAGGCATTGATCACAGAATTTGCGGCTGTGCAGCAGGCGGCCGATCGCTATGTCATTCGCAATCAATATGGCCAAATTGTTCAACAGGCTGGGGGAGTCGGTCTCAATGCCACCACCTCCGCCGATGCCACCCGTTACTTTTACAGTTTTCCCGCCAACAAATTAGAACTGTGGATGTCCCTAGAGTCAGAACGCTTTTTGGAGCCCGTCTTTCGCGACTTCTATCAGGAAAAAGCAGTCATCCTTGAGGAGCGGCGACTGCGCACAGAAAATTCCCCCTCAGGGCAACTTTTTGAGGCTTTTTTGGCCACGACCTTTCGCGAGCATCCCTACCGCCGACCCGTCATTGGCTACCGTGAGGACATTCAGAACCTGCGCCGCGCCGATGTGGAGGAGTTCTTTCGCCAGTACTACACGCCCGAGAAAATGACAATGGTGCTGGTGGGAGACGTAGATCCTCAACAGGTTAAGGAATTAGCCACGGTTTATTTTGGTCGCTATCCCAGGGGCAGGGGCAAGACCACAACCATCCCCCCCGAACCCCCGCCAACCGCCCCTCGCCAAATCACCCTCGAATTGGCAAGCCAGCCCCTCTACATCGAAGCCTATCCCTGTCCGCCCCTGCGGGAACCTGCCTATCTGACCTATGAAATTTTGGCTCGCCTCCTCACTGGCGGTCGTACCTCCCGTCTCTACCGTTCCCTGGTTCTTGAGCAAAAACTTGCCCTCAATGTGCAAGCCTACGTGGGGTTTCCGGGTAATAAATACCCCAATCGCTTTCTCATCTATGGGGCACCAGCTCCGGGGCAAACAACCGCTGCCCTTGCCGCAGGCATTGCCCAGGAACTCAAGGCACTGCAAACGACTCCAGTGACCCCAGCAGAATTGGAGCGGGTGAAAACCCAACTGCGGATGGAGCTGCTGCAAAACCTGATGTCCAATGAGGGCATGGCCAAACTCTTGGCGGAGTATGCCGTAAAGGGGGGCGGCTGGCAACAACTCTTTGCTCGCCTAGAGGCGATTAATGACATTACCCCCGCCGATATTCAGCGGCTGGCTCAATCCCTGAAACCCGAGCAGCGAACTGTGGCGCAGATTCAAACCCGCCCATGA